AAAGCTGCCTGTTGGATGTGTGGGTTCGACGATGGGATTCCCATTCGTGTCCAGCACCGCTTCCCCGGTGGGCGTGGTGAGTTCAAACTGGCCGGCGGCGTTCTTGCTCCATTGGAAGTTGCCTGCCTTGGTCAGTTCGATTTGCCCGTTGGCGCCGCGCACCAAGAAAAAGCCAGAGCCGTTGATCGCGAGATCGGTCTGGTTCCCCGTGGTCTCCAAAGGCATCTGGGCGAAGTTGTTTTCGGTTGCGGTGGCAACGACGCCCGTCCCCCCGTTCCATCCGGGCGGGGTGAGTCGCCCAGCGACCCCCGGGGCGGTGGCGTTCGCGGTCACAGCGCTGGTCAGTGCATCCTCGAAGGACTGGGTGTTCTCCGCGAAACCTGGTGTATCCTCATTCGCGACGTTGTTGCCGATGTTGTCCAGCCACTTAAGGCCGGCCTGCATCCCGGACAAACTCGCGGAAAATGCCTGCATGGCGTGACCCTCCTAAGGATTTCGTTGCGCGATTGGCGCTGGCGCAGCTTCCACACGCAGCCCCGCACGATTTCCCGGACGGCGCAGCTGCTCTACCGGCTCTGCGCACGACCGCTCACTATCCGCTCACCTTGCCGACGTCGCTGGTCGCAAGCCCCAGCATGGCGTCCTCTGTCTTCACGACTTCCTGGTTGGCCTGATACTGGTTCATGACCTGCATCATCTGGGTCATCGTCGTGGTGACGTCCACGTTGCTCTGCTCGAGTTCGCCCGGGTGAATGGAGCCTGTGCCCGGCCGTAACTGGGCCATCACCTGCGCTGTGGTGAGGCTTTGCCCAACCTGAAACTCGGTCTGCCCAAGCGGCTGCAACTGGGTGACGTCCGCGTCGACGGTGCCCAGACGGGCACCAGGAATGACAGTTCCATTGGCGCCGATGACCCGATACGAAGGCTGACCGTTCTGGTCCACGACGGGTCCGCCCGTCGGGCTAAACAAGTCCGTGCCCTGGTAGTTGGTGTTGATCACGATGTGCGCCCCGGGGATGGGCAGGCCATTGGCACCGACCGCCAAAATGGCGTTGCCGGCGGCGTCGACGAGTTCGTGGTTCGAATTGACGCTGAGACTGCCGTCGCGGGTCAGGACAATCCCCGATGGACTGTAGGGCGACTGGAAGTCGACCGGATAGAAGCTGTGCAGGCCCATGTCGTCCTGGTCACCGATGCGCAGGCCAGCCCCTTCCCACTGCGTGTCGGCTGGGCTGCCGACCGTCTGGCCCGCCGCATTGACGAAGACGTACGATGGGTTGCCGTTGCTGTCGTAGTTGGGCGATCCGTTGGCAGCGTACAGCGCCGAGCCCTGGTACGCCGGATTCCGCGCGGCGTACACGCCCGGCATGACGTCGCCCGCGCTGTCCAGCACCGCGAGCGGCTGGCCGTTGATGGACAGGATGTTGTTGGCACCGACGGTCACGGTTCCGTTCACGGAGACGGGGAGCCCGCCGTTCGCGCCCTGACCTGCGTTGGCCCCGCCGGGTCCGGCCACCGCCGCGTACGTGCCCGCGGGCGTGTTGTCGGTGATGGCGACATCGAGGTTTCGCCCGGTACTGGTCAGGCTGCCCTCTGAGAAAATGGGGACGCCTTGCTGCATGACGACACCGGTGCCGATTTGCCCCACGGTTCCGGATGACTGGCCCGTGGCGCTGTTGATGTTTTCAATGAGCTGCTGCGGAAACTCGGTGAGCTGCCCGTCGGAAGACTTAAATCCCGGCGTCTCGGCGTTCGCGAGGTTGTTGGCGAGCAGCTGCTGCAGTCGTTCATCCGCCAACATGCCGGATGCTGCGGTTGTCAAGCCTCTGAGCATGGGTTGTCCCTCCACATCTGAATCGGGGCGCGCGAGATACACGAATGCATGGCCCGCGCCGGTGCGCGGGCAGCCCGTACAAGCCCCGCCGGTGCTTGTCCGCCCTCACCACCAGCGGCGGCGGCGTGAACGTGTACGCGGCGCTGACTGAATCCGCCGGCGATACGGGCTGTCGATATACATACCGGTACCCACCACCACGCAGGACATCGGGTCGTCCGCAATGTGCACCGGGATCTGCAGTTCATGCATCATGAGCTTGTCCAATCCGTCCACGAGTGCGCCGCCCCCGGTGAGCACAACACCTTTGTCGAAAATGTCGGCGGCGAGCTCCGGGGGGGTTTGTTCCAGCACGGACTTCGTCGCGGCGATGATGGCCTCAATCGGTTCCTGGAGTGCGGAGCGCATCTCCTCCGCATGTACGGTCACCGTTTTCGGCAGGCCGCTCATCATGTCGCGGCCGCGGACATCGGTCGATCCCGTTCGGCTCCCTTGATACACGGTCGCCAGTTCCTTCTTCAGCTCTTCTGCGGTACGTTCACCGATGAGCAAATTGTATTCCTTGCGAATATATCGGACGATCGCCTCGTCGAGCTTGTCCCCTGCGACGCGAATGGAGGCAGAGGTGACGACATCACCAAGGGACAGCACGGCGATATCGGTTGTGCCGCCACCGATATCCACCACCATGCTGCCACTTGGTTCAAAGATGTTCAGTCCCGCGCCAATGGCGGCCGCTTTGGGTTCCTCAATGAGGTCGACGTGCTTGACGCCGCAGGCTTCCGCGGCTTCGCGCACCGCCTTTTGCTCGACGGACGTAATTCCCGCAGGTACACAAATCATCACTCGGGGTCTCGCCATCAACCCTTTGCCAAGCGTTTTGCGAATGAAGTGACGCAGCATGATCTCCGTGACTTCGAAGTCAGCAATCACGCCTTCGCGCAACGGCCGAATCGCCACAATGTTTCCGGGCGTTCTGCCGAGCATCTGCCTGGCCTCCTCGCCGACCGCGACAACCTGTTTGGTCAGCTGATCGATAGCCACCACCGAAGGCTCGTTTAACACGACCCCCTTACCCTGAACGTGCACCAGCACGTTCGCCGTGCCCAAGTCAACACCAATATCTCTGGATAACATTACGGCGAGTCCTCCCCAACTAGGCGTGCATCTGAGCGTGTATGTTGTCACTTGGTGTCAACATTTGTCAAGGATTGCGAATCTGAATACGGATAAGTTTTCTACAGTCCGACAGAAACTCCTTCTCCACTTTGAAACGTTCATAGACGACTTGTTTCTCGGCGTTCTCACTCGGCGACTTTGTGCTTCGCAGCCTTTTACTTCGCGACCTCAAAACTTTTCGTGTCATCTGCGGCCACGTCGTCCTTGTGGTACTTCAACTTGGTCGCCTCGCCGCCGCGCAAGTGGCGAATGGACTTATGATATTCGAGAATTTCCTTGACGCGGTTTGCCAAATCAGGGTTGATTTCCGGCAAGCGCTCCGTCAAGTCTTTGTGGACCGTGCTCTTGGAGACCCCGAACTCCCGTGCGATGGTCCGCACCGTATTCCGGGTTTCAACAATATACTCTCCGATTTTCAGAGTACGCTCCTTGATGTAATCATGCACTCCCCTCGCCTCCCCATTTCTCCAAATGGTCTGATACAGTATATGAGGGGGTGTACACGGTATGCCTTGCTTTGCCGGATTACAGCTTGTCAGGACTCGTTTCTTTACAATATCTCTTTCTATCTCTTTTTTTCTCGCCGGGAAATAATATCGAAATCCGGGCAATAGAGTCGTGCAGTGACAACACAAAAAAGAAGCCGTCCCCGCGAGAACCCTGCGTGCTGCAGTGCCCTGGCTCAGGACAGCCTCGTCAATCTACCGGAGGTGGCGCCGCCGTTTGGCGCACTGATGAGACGGATGGTGACGCCGCGGGTGGGGTTGGCGCGGCACCCGCAGCGTCGTGTCCTCTCGTGGTTATTGCTGCTGCGGCAGAACCGTGGCCGGATCGACCGGCTGCGCGTCCTTGTACACCGCGAAGTAGAGATGGTTACCTGCGCTCTTCTCGAACAGGCAGGTACCGCTTGTGCCAATCACCTGGCCCTGCTGCACGACGTCGCCAACTTTGACCTGGACCGAGCCCAAGGATTCATAGCGCTCCGTGTAGCCGTTGCCGCTGTCGATGATCACGGTCTCGCCATAAAGTTTGTCGTTGGTGACTTGCGTGACTTTGCCGCCCGCAGCTGCGGTCACCTGGAAGGCGGACCCGTCCGTCGTCTTCAGGTCGTACCCTTCATGCGGATACCAGGCGTTGTCGTAGTTCACCATCGCCTTGGCCTGCTCCTCCTGGGTACCCTTCACCGGGAAGAAGCCCAGCGAAACTTGAAGGTTGGTCCCCTGTGGTGCGGGCCAGTCAAAGGTCTGCTGCGTGGTTTGACCCGTCGTCTGCCCCGTTGCGGCGCTGTTGCCCATGTCGCCGCCGGTCGACGTGGTGGTGACGGTCGAAGAACCTCCCATCTGGCTCTTGACGTACATCAAACCGATGATCAGTGCTGCCGCCCCCAGGTAGATTGCCGGGTAGACCCACTTCTTGGAGAACAGTCGGCGCGATGTTGCCATTTTTGGCGCCTCCTGCTTCACCTCGGGTGCCTTCCCCGTTTCTTGCTTCTCTTGACCAGTTTGCGGTTGATTTGGATGTTTCTTTTCATCCATGTGGCGTTCACCTCATTACGACAGTGTCGCCACGAACTTCGCAATCTATACCTGCACTCAAAGTCAATTTGAAAGAAGCAAGATTCCCATAGGTATCGGGTTTTTACGCCGAGATGAGCAGCCCGGTGTGGATCACGCCGATGACCGCGGCCGACAGAATGCCCGGAGCGCACGCCCGGTGGCCGCGGCGGAGAGAATGCCCGGAGCGCACGCCCGGTGGCGCCGGTCTACTTTCCTGCCACGAATGGCGTGTCCTGTGTCATCTGTGTGCCTGGATAGAAGACTGCCAGGATTTGCGCTGCACGCTTGCCGCGCGCAGCGTAGACACTCGCTTCATGCAAGCTCATTCCGATGTCGGTGCCGACCCCCTGGGTATGCACCGTCAGGGTGTCCCCGTTCACCTGCAGCTGGAAATCCGCCGACGGCAGCCCCAGCATGTTCGCGAAATCAGTGCCTGTCCAGGCCTTCGTTGAAGCGCTGGTCCCGGCGGAGGAACCCGTCCCGCTGGTGGCGCCGGGATTGTACGTCACGGTGCTCACGAACCCGTCCTTGCCGCGGGCGGCGATGTGGATCGCGGCTGGATTGAGCCCCTTCGCCGGGAGATTGAGGCGGGCGGCGAGATCGGCCGGGGTGAACGTGTGGGTCTGGCGGTCGGCGGGGACGGCGCGATCGTCCGGACAATTGACGACCGGCAAGTACGGCAGCGACTTCCCGAAGACGGCCGAAGCGTCGCGCGTGCGTCCGGGGGACAGTTCAAACAGAAACGCCGGGATGGGCTGGCCCTGGTAGGTCAGCACTTCCCCGTCGGTCGACGCCACGGCTTGTTGGAGACGCGCGGTGTAGGTGGTGTCGTTCGCGCCGAACACCTGCTGTTGCTGCGCTTCGGTGAGCCACGGGAGGTCGAGCAGGCCGTCGTCGGTCACGTCCGCCCCGTGGCGCTCCGCGAAGGTCTCTGCGCCGGTGCCCTGGTGTGTCATCAGGTAGATCACGTAGGTTCGGCTCGCCACGGCCGCCGCCTGCAGGGCGGGCATCGGCGCGGTCGGCGGAAGTTCCGCCGCCAGCACGTTGACGATGTAGTCGTTTAGGGGCAACCGCGTGACGGTGCCGCTGTTCATTCGGTAGACGGAGACGGTCGTCTGCGCGTCGGCGCTGTTCAGCCAGCGACTGATTTGGTCGGGCGGCGTTCGGTGTGTCGCCCATGCGGTGAGCGCGGGCAGCCCAACAATCGCGGTGAAGACCGCGGCCACGGCCCGACCCACGCGGGTGGGGCGGTCGATACCGTTTCGCCACGGGATCCAGCGGGTCCACCGAGGCGCCCCATCAGGGAACCAACGGTCGATTTGGCGCGCGACGAAGGTTGGGGCCTCCAAGGTGGGGGCATTCAAGGTCCGGGCATTCAAGGTCCGTGCCTCGCCGCCGCGCGCATCGTCGGGCGCCGTGTGTGGATGAGGGCGAAGCCGCGGGAAGACGGTCACACGTTGGCGGCTGGGAACAGGGCGGAAACGTTTGTGAGTCTGGAATGGCAAGCGGGATCCCTCCTATGAAGAAACCGATCGGTCAGCCTGGCGACAGGTCCTCCTGGCGAAATCGAGATTGGATTGAAAGCCGCGGGCCGAGGCCTCGGGCGTACTGCAGGGCGCTCCTATATGTGGCTGGCGGATGCGGCCCCGGTTGATGTGCACCTGGCACTCGGGCCTGCGACGGGGCGCTCGGAGCAGGCTGAGTGCTCGGGCCTGCGGCTGGACACTCGGGCCTGCGGCTGGGCACTCGGGCCTGCGGCTGGACACTCGGAGCAGGCTTGTCTATTACACAGGTATGCGGACGAGCCGGGCGATATGAATGAAGAGACATGGGCTTGCGGAAGTGGGTATGGGGTGTGGCCGGGCTGGACGGGGCTGGACAGGGCTGGGCTGGCGGGGCCGGCGGGGCGGAGTCCGAACCAGCGTGCGGTTTGCGGCTGCCTATGGCAGGAAAGGTACCCTAAGTCGAAGAGGCCGGCCTCGCCGGACCACCGTTTAGGTAGCAAAGGTGCCCTATGCGGCGGGGACCACACCGAACGGCGGCCGCCTAAGGCAGAAAAGGCGCCCTATGCGGCGGGGTCCACGCCGGACGGCAGACGCCTAAGGTAGGAAAGGTACCCTAAATCGAAGGGGCCGGCCTCGCCGGACCACCGTTTAGGTAGCAAAGGTGCCCTATGCGGTGGGGACCACGCCGAACGGCGGCCGCCTAAGGCACAAAAGGTGCCCTATGCGGTGGGGACCACGCCGAACGGCGGCCGCCTAAGGCACAAAAGGTGCCCTATGCGGTGGGGACCACACCGAACGGCGGCCGCCTAAGGCACAAAAGGCGCCCTAAATCGAAGGGGCCAGCCTCGCCGGACCACCCTTTAGGTAGCAAAGGTGCCCTATGCGGTGGGGTCCACGCCGAACGGCGGCCGCCTAAGGCACAAAAGGCGCCCTAAGTCGTAGGGGGCCGGCCTCGCCGGACCACCCTTTAGGTAGGAAAGGCGCCCTATGCGGGCCTGGCCTGGCGTGGCCGGCGAGCCCGGCAATGGCGAGCCCGGCAATGGCAATGCCCGGCAACGGCGGGCGCGGACCCAGGTCAGGCCGGGCCAAACCCGCCTCGCGCCCGCCAGGCACCCGCACCGCCACACGCCTCCCCCCTGTCTCAGTCGAGGAACGCGTTCAGCATCCACACGTGCTTCTCGAGGCTGGCGTGGATCGCGAGCAGCATATCCCCTGTCGTCTCATCGTTCTGCTCGTCTGCGAGCGCCATGCCTTCCTTCAACTCGCCAATCATGACGCCGAAATCGTCGACGATGGTCTTCACCATCTGGTTGGCGTCTTCGTTCCCGGACGCCTCCTTCACGGATGCAGCCTGCAGACTTCCGGACATCGTCGCGATGGGCTTGCCGCCCAAGGCCAGCAGGCGCTCGGCGAGATCGTCAATATGAGTTGCCGCCTCCGTGTACAATTCCTCGAATTTCGCGTGCAATGTGAAAAACTGTTGTCCCGTTACATACCAGTGATAGTTGTGCAGTTTCACGTAGAGGACCGTCCAGTTCGCAATTTGCCGATTGAGCACTTCTGTCAGCTGCATGTCATCAACCTCCGTATGACGGATCTCGGCGCCGGTCCCCACCACCAAGCGCGGTGACGATGGCACATCCGCCTGATGGCCCCACCGACAGATCCCGGTGGCACATCCGCCTGATGGCCCCACCGACAGATCCCGGTGGCACATCCGCCTGATGGGTCCCCTCAGCACATGCCAATCTGCTGATCCCGATGATGGGTGGACCTGAATGCTGCCGTCCCGTCAGATTTTGTCCAAGCCACCCGGTTGCCATCCATTATAGCCCATCGAAGCAGGAAATTCCTGTCGAACGGTGACGAAGGCGGTCCCGAGGACCCAATCGGAAGGCCCGCCCCGCAGAGAAGCCCCCAGAGAAGCCCCCCAGAGAAGCCCCCCAGAACGTCGTCCGGGGGCAAGCCTCGGCAGCGCGATCACGATTGCAGGTGGTAGGGTACGGTGACGACCACGACGTCTTTGTGCCGAATCATCCACGCGCGGATCAGCAGCGACGTCTGCACGTGCAAGAGGTTTTCCCACCACCGCTTGGGAATAAATTGCCCAATGATGAGCTGGATGTGGTCGGGCTTGCCCCCTTCATGTTCTTCCAAGCGGCGAATCAGCCGCGACAGTGGATGCAGGAGCGAGCGGTACTCGTTTTTGACCGCAACCAACCGACACGGCGACCCCCACTCCTGCCACTTCTGCTCCATCCGCTCAATTGACTCGTCATCAAACCCGATATACAGCGCCAGGACATGCTCGCAGGTGCTCTGTGCGTAGGAGATCGTTTCGATAGCCACCCGGTGGATGCCGGACACAAGCACGACTGCAACCACACGGTGCTTCTTGGGGCGGTCGACCTGCAAATCGATGTGCAGCTCTTTGGCCACGGCCTCGTAGTGCTTATGGACTTTGAGGGCAATCGAAATCATGAGCGGGATCACGACGAGCACCATCCACGCCCCACTGGTAAACTTGGTCACCGCGACGACGAAACAAACGACGGTGGTCACCACGACCCCAATCGCGTTGATGACGAGCTTGACGCGCCACCCTCTGTCCCGGGTCTTCAGCCAATACTTGACGAGTCCCAATTGGGCGAGGGTAAAGGCGACGAACACCCCGATGGAGTACAGCGGGATGAGTGCGTTGGTCTGCGCGTGAAACACCTCCACCAACAACGTCGCCAGGGTGGCCAGGACAATCATGCCGTTGGAATAACCGAGTCGGTCGCCGCGCAGTTTGAGCGCGCGCGGCAGGAATCCATCATTCGCCACCAGCGCGGCAAGCTGCGGGAATCCGGTGAAGGTTGAGTTCGCCGCCAGAATCAATACGACGAGCGTCGCCCAAATGATGACCTGATAGATGGGCCCATGTCCAAAGTACCGGCCTACCAATTCAGAGAGCATGGTATTGTGCGGGTTGGTCACAATGCCTTCACGGTACAGCAGGTACGCAAAGCCAAGCAGGGTGATGCTGGTGATGGCGCCGAGCACGGCGTACGCTTTCAGCGCGCCGTTTTTGCCCTCGCGAAAAATCGGCACCGCGTTGGAAATCGTCTCGATGCCCGTCAGCGATGAACAAGCGGAACTGAATGCTTTGAGCAAGAGCAGCACTGTCAATCCGCGCGGGACACTGCCAAACGGAGGTGCCGCCGGCATGCTGGGCCCAAGGCGGGCTTCATGCACGAACCCCACGCCGATGAGGAACAACATGCACACCATGAAAAACAGCGTTGGCAGCGAGAACACCTTCGCAGACTCGGAAACGCCGCGCAGATTGACCAGTAGAATGACAACAATACAGGCCACAGACAACGTTGTTTCAAAACGCGTCAAGGCCGGGTAGGACGAGGCCATCGTCTGGATGCCGGAAGACACGGAAACGGCAACCGTCAAGACGTAGTCCACCAACAGCGCGCTGGCCGCCAGCAGCGACACCCACGGCCGGCGAAAGTTGTCTTTCGCAATCGCGTACGCGCCGCCTCCGCTCGGATAGGCGATCACGCCCATCATATAAGACACAATGAGAATGCACAGCAAGAGGACAGTGGCAGTCGTGATCGGTAAAACCAGCCATTTGGCGGCAGCCCCGAGCGGGTCGAGCTCGGTCATCCCAGCTTCCGGTCCGTATGCGACGGAGGAGTACAAGTCGGCGGCCAAAATAGGCAGTGCGACAAGCCACATCAGTTTTGTGTGTGCCTGATTAAGCTCCCGCGATTTCATGGGCCGCCCGACGAGGGCCCGCTTGACGACACTAAAGTTCACGGTGGCCATCATCAAAGCAAGCACCGCCAGGCACACCAGTACAGGGTGAATCCAGCGCCATTCTCCATGCATGCCGAATCTATCCTCTCCATTTAACTGACGTTATTGTACGCCACGTGGAACGCATTCAATCGATTCGTGCCGCGTGCAAGCAAGAAGAAAAAATGGGTTTATGAGAAGATTCGAAAGCGCGGCGGGGCTTGTGAGGCACATGGTGCAGAGGGCGAAAGGCAATGCGAACAGGCACCCCCGGAAGCCGGAGGTGCCTGGTTGATACCTTGCCAGGTTCGCCCGCTACGCTGGCCGCGCAGCGCGACGTGGAGAGCGTTCGACGAAGCGATTGCGCGCGCCCCGGTACGCGTGGATTACACAGAGGCAACCACGCGAAGCTGGGGACGGTCATCGTCATCCACGCGACGGATGCGCGCACCCAGCGACTGCAGCTTGAAAACCAGGTTGTCATAGCCGCGATCGATATGGTGCAGCCCGTGAACCTCTGTCAGCCCGTCCGCCATCAAGCCGGCGATGACCAGCGCGGCCCCCGCACGCAAGTCCGTCGCTGTGACCGAAGCGCCGGAGAGTTTCTCCACACCCTCAATGATGGCGGTCCGGCCTTCGATTTTAACTTCAGCCCCCATCCGCTGCAACTCAGCAACATGCAGGAATCGGTTCTCAAACACCGTTTCGGTGACGGTGCTGGTCCCGATGGCCGTCGACAGACTGGCGACGATTTGCGCCTGCAGGTCGGTTGGATACGCCGGGTAGTAATGCGTCTTGACGTCGAGCGCCTTCAGCCGGCCCCGCTCCACGGGCCAAACGCGGATTCCGGCCACATCGTCTTCGATGCGCGCTCCCGCTTCTTCCAGCTTCGCGATGAGTGACATCACGTGTTCAGACACGGCATTCTCCACGTACACGCCGTTGCCCATCACCGCGCCCGCCAGGAGATACGTGCCTGCTTCAATGCGGTCGGGAATCACCGTATGGGTGGCGCCCTGCATCGACTTCACGCCGTCGATGCGGATGGTGTCCGTACCCGCACCCCGCACGTGGGCGCCCATCGCGTTCAGGTAATTGGCGAGATCGACATTTTCCGGTTCTTTCGCCGCGTTTTCGATAATCGTATGGCCTTTGGCCAGACACGCAGCCATCATGATGTTCTGCGTGGCGCCGACGCTGGGAATGTCCAGGTAAATCCGCGCGCCGTGCAGGCCGTGCGGCGCCGTCAAATGTACGCAGCCATCGACAATTTGCGCCTTTGCGCCCATGGCTTCGAAGCCCTTAATATGCAGGTCAACGGGCCGCGGTCCAATGTTGCAGCCACCGGGTGAAGCGATTTTCGCCTCACCGAATCGGGCCAGCAGGGGTCCGGCCACCGTAAACGACGCGCGCATGCGCCGGACCAGGTCATAGGGCGGCTCCGTGCTGTGAATCGTTGATGCATTGATCCGAACGGTGCCGTTTCGCTCCTGAACGGTCGCGCCAAGCGCGGCCACGGTATCCATCATGTTCTGTACGTCCAATAATGACGGGACGTCTTCAATCACACTGACTCCGGATGATGCCAATATACTCGCTGAGAGAATGGGGAGCACAGCGTTCTTGGCGCCGCTTACGCGGACTTTTCCCTCGAGTCGCCGACCGCCTTCAATGATGATTTTCGCCAAGTTCGACTACCTCCGTGTTTCGATTGCTCCATCCGATCTGTGCTGCGTTTCGCCGACTGCGTCTGGACTGCTTGGATGCGATCGGTGGACGTGAAAAGGCCGCGTCCAAAGAGCGTGATCGTCCGGATAGGTGGTTTGATGCCCTTACAGCATTCGATGGAACCCTCCAATTCCAGAGGGTACCCCCTTGTGGGCAATTGGATATGCTTCAACGGATGGCAGTGCCGAGGTGACTGTGCCAGCCAGCGTGCTCATGCCGCAAAGCGTGTACCGTACCACAGATTCACACCTTAGCATTTCTCTGTTTGCCATT
Above is a genomic segment from Alicyclobacillus cycloheptanicus containing:
- the murA gene encoding UDP-N-acetylglucosamine 1-carboxyvinyltransferase, yielding MAKIIIEGGRRLEGKVRVSGAKNAVLPILSASILASSGVSVIEDVPSLLDVQNMMDTVAALGATVQERNGTVRINASTIHSTEPPYDLVRRMRASFTVAGPLLARFGEAKIASPGGCNIGPRPVDLHIKGFEAMGAKAQIVDGCVHLTAPHGLHGARIYLDIPSVGATQNIMMAACLAKGHTIIENAAKEPENVDLANYLNAMGAHVRGAGTDTIRIDGVKSMQGATHTVIPDRIEAGTYLLAGAVMGNGVYVENAVSEHVMSLIAKLEEAGARIEDDVAGIRVWPVERGRLKALDVKTHYYPAYPTDLQAQIVASLSTAIGTSTVTETVFENRFLHVAELQRMGAEVKIEGRTAIIEGVEKLSGASVTATDLRAGAALVIAGLMADGLTEVHGLHHIDRGYDNLVFKLQSLGARIRRVDDDDRPQLRVVASV
- the mreB gene encoding rod shape-determining protein, which produces MLSRDIGVDLGTANVLVHVQGKGVVLNEPSVVAIDQLTKQVVAVGEEARQMLGRTPGNIVAIRPLREGVIADFEVTEIMLRHFIRKTLGKGLMARPRVMICVPAGITSVEQKAVREAAEACGVKHVDLIEEPKAAAIGAGLNIFEPSGSMVVDIGGGTTDIAVLSLGDVVTSASIRVAGDKLDEAIVRYIRKEYNLLIGERTAEELKKELATVYQGSRTGSTDVRGRDMMSGLPKTVTVHAEEMRSALQEPIEAIIAATKSVLEQTPPELAADIFDKGVVLTGGGALVDGLDKLMMHELQIPVHIADDPMSCVVVGTGMYIDSPYRRRIQSAPRTRSRRRRWW
- the spoIIID gene encoding sporulation transcriptional regulator SpoIIID, which translates into the protein MHDYIKERTLKIGEYIVETRNTVRTIAREFGVSKSTVHKDLTERLPEINPDLANRVKEILEYHKSIRHLRGGEATKLKYHKDDVAADDTKSFEVAK
- a CDS encoding flagellar hook-basal body protein, whose translation is MQAFSASLSGMQAGLKWLDNIGNNVANEDTPGFAENTQSFEDALTSAVTANATAPGVAGRLTPPGWNGGTGVVATATENNFAQMPLETTGNQTDLAINGSGFFLVRGANGQIELTKAGNFQWSKNAAGQFELTTPTGEAVLDTNGNPIVEPTHPTGSFSVGPDGTVSFGSGGASSGTARQQRIAIAEIPLPNISLVAQSNNVFTVQPGFTPRIVNAAGGAGGAATAAAGTIQQGALAMSNVDLTVQMTDMIQAQQMFAINEEALQLTNQMQQDASSLQG
- a CDS encoding APC family permease, translated to MHGEWRWIHPVLVCLAVLALMMATVNFSVVKRALVGRPMKSRELNQAHTKLMWLVALPILAADLYSSVAYGPEAGMTELDPLGAAAKWLVLPITTATVLLLCILIVSYMMGVIAYPSGGGAYAIAKDNFRRPWVSLLAASALLVDYVLTVAVSVSSGIQTMASSYPALTRFETTLSVACIVVILLVNLRGVSESAKVFSLPTLFFMVCMLFLIGVGFVHEARLGPSMPAAPPFGSVPRGLTVLLLLKAFSSACSSLTGIETISNAVPIFREGKNGALKAYAVLGAITSITLLGFAYLLYREGIVTNPHNTMLSELVGRYFGHGPIYQVIIWATLVVLILAANSTFTGFPQLAALVANDGFLPRALKLRGDRLGYSNGMIVLATLATLLVEVFHAQTNALIPLYSIGVFVAFTLAQLGLVKYWLKTRDRGWRVKLVINAIGVVVTTVVCFVVAVTKFTSGAWMVLVVIPLMISIALKVHKHYEAVAKELHIDLQVDRPKKHRVVAVVLVSGIHRVAIETISYAQSTCEHVLALYIGFDDESIERMEQKWQEWGSPCRLVAVKNEYRSLLHPLSRLIRRLEEHEGGKPDHIQLIIGQFIPKRWWENLLHVQTSLLIRAWMIRHKDVVVVTVPYHLQS
- a CDS encoding SpoIID/LytB domain-containing protein; translated protein: MPFQTHKRFRPVPSRQRVTVFPRLRPHPHTAPDDARGGEARTLNARTLNAPTLEAPTFVARQIDRWFPDGAPRWTRWIPWRNGIDRPTRVGRAVAAVFTAIVGLPALTAWATHRTPPDQISRWLNSADAQTTVSVYRMNSGTVTRLPLNDYIVNVLAAELPPTAPMPALQAAAVASRTYVIYLMTHQGTGAETFAERHGADVTDDGLLDLPWLTEAQQQQVFGANDTTYTARLQQAVASTDGEVLTYQGQPIPAFLFELSPGRTRDASAVFGKSLPYLPVVNCPDDRAVPADRQTHTFTPADLAARLNLPAKGLNPAAIHIAARGKDGFVSTVTYNPGATSGTGSSAGTSASTKAWTGTDFANMLGLPSADFQLQVNGDTLTVHTQGVGTDIGMSLHEASVYAARGKRAAQILAVFYPGTQMTQDTPFVAGK
- a CDS encoding flagellar basal body rod C-terminal domain-containing protein, whose product is MLRGLTTAASGMLADERLQQLLANNLANAETPGFKSSDGQLTEFPQQLIENINSATGQSSGTVGQIGTGVVMQQGVPIFSEGSLTSTGRNLDVAITDNTPAGTYAAVAGPGGANAGQGANGGLPVSVNGTVTVGANNILSINGQPLAVLDSAGDVMPGVYAARNPAYQGSALYAANGSPNYDSNGNPSYVFVNAAGQTVGSPADTQWEGAGLRIGDQDDMGLHSFYPVDFQSPYSPSGIVLTRDGSLSVNSNHELVDAAGNAILAVGANGLPIPGAHIVINTNYQGTDLFSPTGGPVVDQNGQPSYRVIGANGTVIPGARLGTVDADVTQLQPLGQTEFQVGQSLTTAQVMAQLRPGTGSIHPGELEQSNVDVTTTMTQMMQVMNQYQANQEVVKTEDAMLGLATSDVGKVSG
- a CDS encoding Dps family protein; protein product: MQLTEVLNRQIANWTVLYVKLHNYHWYVTGQQFFTLHAKFEELYTEAATHIDDLAERLLALGGKPIATMSGSLQAASVKEASGNEDANQMVKTIVDDFGVMIGELKEGMALADEQNDETTGDMLLAIHASLEKHVWMLNAFLD
- a CDS encoding M23 family metallopeptidase, with protein sequence MDEKKHPNQPQTGQEKQETGKAPEVKQEAPKMATSRRLFSKKWVYPAIYLGAAALIIGLMYVKSQMGGSSTVTTTSTGGDMGNSAATGQTTGQTTQQTFDWPAPQGTNLQVSLGFFPVKGTQEEQAKAMVNYDNAWYPHEGYDLKTTDGSAFQVTAAAGGKVTQVTNDKLYGETVIIDSGNGYTERYESLGSVQVKVGDVVQQGQVIGTSGTCLFEKSAGNHLYFAVYKDAQPVDPATVLPQQQ